From Xiphophorus couchianus chromosome 7, X_couchianus-1.0, whole genome shotgun sequence:
TATCAGTATTCTGATGGACAGTCACTTGGTCTTTTTGATAAACATCATCTTTAGTTAGCTGAACTTTTTGCACTTCTTTTAGATACAATCTTTTGTATGTCTTGAGTCCTGCAAGTGGGAAatagtagtagtaataataataaacaaagaaCGTTTGTTTCATAGTAttgttaatttagaaaaaccAATAAGACTAATTCTTCATTCCATCAGATGAGGTAACCATCAGTATAAATATAGCAACAGAGTGACATCAGTGAAGAGGAGCAGCGGGAAAGTCGTAGGTTTGGTTCTGAGGGCCGGCCGATGGATCAAAAGCAACATATTGTAACTGGAATCCAGCAGCTGTTACTGAAGCATCAGAGAGGAACTTCAGGGTCATCACGTTTCCTGAAACACCGCAGAAACCGGTTTGATCAACGCTTTGAAACTTCTGCCAGTCAAATGTACACTTAGCAATAAAATGGAACTTAGTGTTTCTAATTTGCGTTGGGGGACCTGCAATGATTGTTTGTCTACAGTATGTCATCTCCTGTGATACATTGGCGGCCATCTTGTCCGTGGGAAATTTCTGAggttgaaaagtcaaaaatttgctagaagaaaactaaactttgagattaatctcagaaattttctagaaaaataactTGGAAATCAAGGTTTTTCTATAAAGTTtctgatataattttttttttaaatcagaagaaTTTAGACTTTTACAActcaagaaaatttctgagattttttggCGGAAATTTACCTTGTCATTTTTTGTATCTATAATGGCCCTAGTTGTAGAGATTTTAATGTCAAAGGAAGGTAGGTAATTTTTCCTGCTTCTACAACTCTGGAGGGAATCCTAGAGCAAAGAACAAACCTGCAAGACTGATGATCCAGTGTGGTGCATGTTGTGCCATatgagggaaataaaaaaagggtttttgaaaaattattaaaattgtaatattaaaCAAACAACTTAGCATGTGTGTTGAGTTCTAATATCCACccaacattttaatcaaatagaAAGACTACATTTAAATACTGTTAGGTTATCAgtcattaaaattttatttgtatctatctatctatctatctatctatctatctatctatctatctatctatctatctatctatctatctatctatctatctatctatctatctatctatctatctatctatctatctatctatctatctatctatctatctataatataaatatatatatgtaatttttttaaagattcctTTTTGgcagaatttctttttgttttcccttttagACTACTTTAGGTCTGTATACATACATTTGTAAATCTGTTTGCTAATaagtatttagattttttcccctcttttttgtatttcatttcattatatattttatttcacaccaTAAAAACTCTGATAATCCCAGTTTAGGCCAGTTTactcttgcaaaaaaaaaaaaaaaaaaagattcatccataaacagacaaaaaagtaACTATGGGTgatttgctgctgctggctaATTTTATAACCACATTTCTACACATGAGGCTAAATAGATGCAGATGATAAAACGgtgacaaaaagggaaaaaaaaatcccaccatGAAGAAAACTTTAACAGGTTCTCTGCAACCTTTCTTCTCAATTGAAAGTCTTTCAATTTAGAAGAATTCGGCTATAAGTGTCacaattttgttcatttaatgagaaaaacatgatttgAATGAACCAGGAGTCACACAAACACTTCAGTTTAACCAGAGTTCAAACTGTTTCCTGTCATGTATAAATGATGGCAGCTCACCTCTGCTGATGATGTCACCTGGTAAATTGTCACCACAGAATCTGGAGAAAGGtataagaaaaattataaaagtaaaGACAGGAATGCCACCGTAGGACAGGAATTGATGTTTTTTACATGTAATATCTGAATATTGTGGCAAGCATTTGTGTTCAGTAAAACTACCTTTCACTGGCAGATCATTTCACTTGTAACACAACATTTTTCCCTTGTtagaagtgaaaaaatctgccagtggcaCTAGTACTTTGAGTGaatattattgacttaaaataagctcccatatcttgctgaaaagttatgtgtaagttagtttggtcttatttcaactgtattaCAATGTTTGCACcatagaccaaaaatactggGATTTTgcagtgtgattttttttccccgtttCCACACAGGTTAACTGCTGACACTCACCTCCCAGCGAAGCCGGACACATCGTCGTAGCTGTCGTACACCTCCAGGTAATCTGCCAGGCAGGATGTGTCTTCCTCCACGTCCAGCTCCAGGAAGTGGAGGCGAATCCTCTGACCCAGGCGCACTCGGATGTGCCAGTAGCAGATCAACTCGTCCTGGTATTCGTCAGGGAAACCGGGCGACTGGATGATCTTCTGCTGCTCAGTCAGAATGCCACCACACTCCTTGGCTGTTGGGAACATGGGAGACACGATGAAACTACTGAAGACTAGTATCTTCAGCAGTTTTGCTGCAAAGAGGATCTTTTGTTATGTAGTTTTTTCTTGAGAAAGTTTATCACTTTGCCTGTGTTAAACTTGTACACACTTGTGTTGGGACTGTTTCTTTGGAATATAGAGAAATATTCTCGGTTactgagaaacgattgcttcctggaggtgtggactcCTGGTTTAAGTTTAAAACATTATCTAACAATTGTTAACGTTTGCCCTTGACGTATGTAGTGCGCCACTTAGATGCTATGAATTAAGCTTACCAGATGTTATCTGCGCTGTGAACAACCATTCTCCAGTGCAAAGAGAGAAGTTAATTCAACATATGGAAGTATGGTCAACACATACAGGCTTTGTTCACTTTCATTGCTGCCTTTGCTAAAACGACAGACAGACTACAATTCAAAATTAGAGCAGAAAATTGacatcattgttcacaactttgtctgttcactgattggcctgGTTGAATTTCTACTGGATGAATCCAAGTGAATgagagaaagcccagactgtctGTGAAGTGAGATTTGAATTGAGGTCAGGAAATGCACTTCGGGTGAGAATCAGAGCTGCAATAGTTGAGTTTCACCACTAGAGAGCGCCTTCGACTTAGCAGAATGAATGCAGTTCTAGTGCGGTAGGGTCAAGGAagttttattcagttatttatttatttttcacttagTTTTACTGAGACATGATgtcatttccacattttgaatAGCCTTAAAAAGTTAAGCCTCTGTAAGAAATTATTCCAATAATCTACAAGATTtgggaaataaaagaaagagtctcatatcagatttttgatgtgtttttcttcagtcttGATTAaaccaaaagtatttttgctcatttttcaaACTTCTTTACCtttaaaagtgataaaaactCTAAACAGCCCAGAGGCCGCATCTGGACAGAAGGAGCTGACAGAAGGGCCAGACTCTGTTGAGACAAACTCTGGACTTTtctgaaaagcaacaaaagcttcaatctgtggtggcgcagggggttagcacgccccacgtttggaggccttagtcctcgacgcggacgtcgcgggttcgactcccggtcccgacgacctttgccgcatgtcttcccccctctcctcaccctccttcctctctgcctactgttgaaaaaatacgagccactagcgccgcaaaaactcttctgagaaaaaaaaaaaaagcttaaatctGTAACTAGATTGCAATTTCAAAGAACATTTCAGTgactttttttaagtttgaaagctttcagcaaaatgtagaaaaagatCAGAGCAACACAGAAAAGCTCAAGACCTGAGCAGCAGTGATTTCCAAGCAGGGCCTTCAGTCAGCAGgtaaagtgtaaaaatgtgagtaaaagctacattttcacccttttttaactattttttaaatttttttgcaacTAACTTCCTGTGTAATGAGTTTAACTacagttatttttaatgtagaCTTCTCTTTTTATATTTGAGAAGAgtttttaagaacatttaatTAGTAATTTGTGGTTATCTGTTTTATGTGAACTGTAAATATCACGTGACACagaaatccattttatttcatcaaCAGCCTTTATTCTGAGCAGGATGGTAGGCACGTCTCCATGACAACAACTATGTGAAAGCTGGTTATGGAAAGACTTGCCGGGAAAAGTTCTTTATGTTCTGCACAAacatgcatacatttttttaataactaacTATTTTATCCCTAAtatagttttacatttatttagagaaatgtgtttatgtgagtgaaattcacaaaaagaataatctgaattaagtaaaattaacatttattggAAAATTGCAAAATATGAATGTTCTTGCTGAACATAATgattctgtaaatatatttttgaatatcaaatataaatatcaaatacCCATGTGCAAGCGTTGTGTGCATTAATAGCACATTTAGTGCTATTAGCAATATAGAGTAAAGAAAGGAAATCAAAATGTAACAGGtgagaaaataaagtgtatatGAGGTGCTATGGAAGAATTCAAAATCATTTGCTGcaccattaaataaatataaccaCACCAGAAATGATTCCCTGTGGGTATTAACAATGATTATCTCTCTCTGGAGTGTGTCACTGGTTCCTAGTTCATCCTCCAAGTGTCACCAATCAGCCAACAACTATAAAAACTTCTGTTGTTGTGGACTTAGCTTTGGAAACTTCCACACTCAGTAAAGCATAGTTAGAGCCCAACTCGTGTGAAAAAGAGCCAACTCTGCTGCACATCAGCAGCAGCTATCGTTGCAAACCAAAGGAAAAGCGATTTTTTGCTGTCGGCCATGTTGGTAGGATCACTGGTTTCAGGTTTGTTTCATCGTGTCAGGGGATTGATGGCTGCATTGTCAGTGATCGGTctatgaaaacctttttttatatcGATTGTGTGAATATAAACCTGAACTGAGATTCTGAGAATTTGCTACAAGAGCTTATTGAATCTGACTGGGTGAATACAAGCTTCTGTAAGCACCGACGGTTTGGCTTGCGTCCTGTTTGTGGGTGTGgagactttaaaaatgattatgtGTGACTTCCAGTCAGAACTTGCTCAGCTGCCGCTCTAGCAGTTTATCCAGCtgcattttttcctcctttgctGGTTTACTCTTGGTCTGAACCACCATAACTCATCGGTAGGAgtcagtttgtggttttgagtCAGAATGTTCTTCTTCATGTTGTCTTTATCACTTCTTTTACGTCTGACTTGCGTCTAGAGTGATGACAACTTCCTGTGGTGACTCTGTTTATGACGTAGGAGTTTCCATCACTGAGACTCTGAAGTTGCTCAGCTAGTAAAAGCATTAACGTTAATAAATCTCCCCCATTCATCTTTAAACATgttgtatgtaacttttatatgaagaaatgaaagattttttacataaaactgtcaGTATGTTGTGACAATATGAGACGGATAGAtcaagataaaaatcaaaatcaagaTCCTCTGGCATCTCCCAGCACAAACCGCAGAAACACACTGccctgtcagaaacaaccaatcagagccaggaggagcaCTGTCAATTATGCTTGTGTATGCGCTGCTCACACCCTTGCTCTCTGATACTCTGCAGCTTACAGAGCCTGCCATGAATCCTCGTGTTAGCTAGCATAGCCACCAGGTTTACTGGAATGGTAAGCCGTTCCTCCGCCATTATCACACTGAGTTTCCTATTCAGTTTAACcagtaaaattcagttttaacccaaatagaaatatttttttaacagatatcATTCAGCTAAAATACAATTAAGAATCTATGGCACtactttaaaattaatgttgACAGATGGTCTTCCGCAAAATAGAGtgtacatgagcatgattgacagtgctaagctctgattggttgattttggtCTGGAGCTGtgaatttcttcagacagcaatagcagctcagggtgaaggtggaggtggaggagatcgatgttttcacagatgatctgtctcatattataatGTCAAGCCATGGTgactgttttgaaaaatatgtaaaaaaatatatatacagtacagaccaaaagtttggacacaccttttaattcaatgagtttcctttattttcatgactattgacattgtagattcacactgaaggcatcaaaactatgaataacatgtggaaatatgcactgaacaaaaaagtgtaaaacaactgaaaatagcctttatattctagtttcttcaaagtaacaacctttagctgtgattactgctttgcacacactctgcattttcttgatgagcttcaagaggttgtcacctgaaatggttttcacttcataggtcaacctgccctgtcaggttaataagtgggatttcttgccttataaatagtcatgaaaataaagaaaacccattgaattagaaggtgtgtccaaacttttggtctgtactgtatatcattttttataaaagttacatactgcagctttaaagcagatttatgaTCAAATGCAATCCATGTCAAAATTAGCTTCATGTGAAAGAGAGACaccatgtttctttttcctcaagATAAACATTTATGGCCTCAGCATGCAGGATGCCTTCCTGGAACATTTGTGCTTTAGGTTATTAAGATGTTGTTCTAATGAGTAGATCATTAGAAAAACACTTATTTATTCCTGCAGTGCAGCAACAACACAAATGGGCTGTTGACCTTTATGAAACCATCGTGTTGTGCTCAGCTTGTCCTGATAGCCCCACCCATCTCTTCACCTTCTACACTGTAATGATGAAGCTTGAGGAAATaatggagtt
This genomic window contains:
- the tnfaip6 gene encoding tumor necrosis factor-inducible gene 6 protein; this encodes MHVWALLWTLVLLLKEAQSWGFRNGIFHNSIWLEQAAGVYHRESRKGRYQLTYKEAKAVCKYEGGTLATYDQLEAARQIGFHVCAAGWFDRGRVGYPIVKAGANCGFGRVGIVDYGYRLNKSEKWDVYCYNPNSKECGGILTEQQKIIQSPGFPDEYQDELICYWHIRVRLGQRIRLHFLELDVEEDTSCLADYLEVYDSYDDVSGFAGRFCGDNLPGDIISRGNVMTLKFLSDASVTAAGFQLQYVAFDPSAGPQNQTYDFPAAPLH